In Mobula hypostoma chromosome 10, sMobHyp1.1, whole genome shotgun sequence, a single genomic region encodes these proteins:
- the zgc:154093 gene encoding cdc42 effector protein 2 produces the protein MPAKTPMYLKTSTPKRGKKQRLRDVLSGDMISPPLGDFRHSAHIGRGGEGDMFGDISFLQGKYDLLPHVNGRPTSKSTEQGLSDEYAYERAFNNGDGVYPTLLKTAVSLPVFSDVHESQEQEQAPPKPPRLHLEEGPAQRSMSVSCTAGCFQEISTFDKTVGSSVSLSATSRTSSECSVIDIGQVDGKRAIIFNSETSLDNGSPFPSDSYMSGSEHSLGLDLDLGPSILDDVLRIMDGYKLH, from the coding sequence ATGCCCGCAAAAACTCCCATGTATCTaaagacatcaacccccaaacgGGGCAAGAAGCAGAGACTGCGCGACGTTCTGTCCGGTGACATGATCAGCCCTCCCCTGGGTGATTTTCGCCACAGCGCCCACATCGGAAGAGGCGGCGAAGGTGATATGTTCGGAGACATCTCCTTCTTGCAGGGCAAGTACGACCTCCTTCCCCACGTCAACGGGCGGCCAACTTCCAAAAGCACAGAGCAAGGGCTGAGTGATGAGTACGCCTATGAGCGGGCATTTAACAATGGGGACGGTGTGTATCCCACACTGTTGAAGACTGCTGTTTCCCTCCCTGTCTTCAGCGATGTCCACGAAAGCCAGGAGCAAGAGCAGGCTCCCCCGAAACCCCCCAGACTCCACCTGGAGGAAGGCCCTGCTCAGAGGTCAATGTCAGTCAGCTGCACGGCCGGGTGCTTCCAAGAAATATCCACATTTGACAAGACTGTTGGGTCATCTGTTTCGCTGTCCGCCACATCGCGCACCTCCTCGGAGTGCTCAGTAATTGACATTGGGCAGGTGGATGGCAAGAGAGCCATAATCTTCAACAGTGAGACGTCCCTCGACAACGGCAGCCCTTTCCCATCCGATTCCTACATGAGCGGCTCAGAACATTCGCTtggcttggacttggacttgggaccTTCAATACTCGACGATGTCCTCAGAATTATGGATGGGTACAAGTTACACTGA